Proteins co-encoded in one Quercus robur chromosome 8, dhQueRobu3.1, whole genome shotgun sequence genomic window:
- the LOC126695152 gene encoding malate dehydrogenase, mitochondrial, protein MRTSIVRSVQSAIARSSSSSRSTYVCARAYSSDSVPERKVAVLGAAGGIGQPLALLMKLNPLVSKLSLYDIAGTPGVAADVSHINTRSEVSGYAGEEHLGKALEGADVVIIPAGVPRKPGMTRDDLFNINAGIVKSLCTAIAKYCPHALVNMISNPVNSTVPIAAEVFKKAGTYDEKRLFGVTTLDVVRAKTFYAGKANVNVAEVNVPVIGGHAGITILPLFSQATPKANLSDEVIKALTKRTQDGGTEVVEAKAGKGSATLSMAYAGAIFADACLKGLNGVPDVVECSYVQSNVTELPFFASKVRLGKNGVEEVLGLGPLSDYEKETLESLKPELLSSIEKGIKFANQS, encoded by the exons ATGAGGACTTCCATCGTGAGATCCGTACAATCTGCCATAGCCAGAAGTAGCAGTAGCAGTCGCAGTACTTATGTGTGTGCTCGCGCATACTCATCGGACTCTGTCCCTGAGCGCAAGGTCGCCGTTTTGGGCGCCGCCGGTGGGATCGGCCAGCCTCTCGCTTTGCTCATGAAGCTCAACCCTCTCGTCTCTAAGCTCTCCCTCTACGATATCGCTGGCACCCCCGGTGTTGCCGCCGATGTTAGCCACATCAACACCAGATCTGAg gtgtctGGGTATGCGGGTGAAGAGCATTTGGGAAAAGCTTTGGAGGGAGCGGATGTTGTTATAATCCCGGCTGGTGTCCCCAGAAAGCCCGGTATGACCCGTGATGATCTCTTCAACATCAATGCCGGCATCGTCAAATCTCTCTGCACTGCTATTGCCAAATACTGCCCTCAT GCCCTTGTTAATATGATAAGCAACCCCGTGAACTCAACGGTTCCCATTGCTGCTGAGGTTTTCAAGAAAGCAGGAACGTATGATGAGAAGAGATTGTTTGGTGTGACTACCCTTGATGTGGTTAGGGCTAAGACGTTCTATGCTGGAAAAGCAAATGTGAACGTTGCAG AGGTTAATGTCCCAGTTATTGGTGGCCATGCTGGCATAACTATTCTCCCTCTATTTTCTCAA GCCACACCAAAAGCCAATTTGTCAGATGAAGTTATCAAGGCTCTTACCAAGAGAACTCAAGATGGAGGAACAGAAGTTGTGGAAGCAAAGGCCGGAAAGGGATCTGCGACATTGTCAATGGC CTATGCTGGAGCCATATTTGCTGATGCTTGTCTAAAGGGACTTAATGGAGTTCCAGACGTAGTGGAATGTTCATATGTGCAATCAAACGTCACTGAGCTTCCTTTCTTTGCATCCAAG GTGAGACTTGGAAAGAACGGTGTGGAGGAGGTTCTAGGGCTAGGTCCTCTCTCAGACTATGAAAAAGAAACCTTGGAAAGCCTGAAACCCGAACTCCTGTCATCCATTGAGAAGGGTATCAAGTTTGCCAACCAGAGTTAG